Proteins from a genomic interval of Marmoricola sp. OAE513:
- a CDS encoding L,D-transpeptidase, with protein sequence MRSRRTGVALATVLLLAVVSACSGDKDPKTVGNDEPGGKASTSASAEPQSAAQITSSIAPGSKNVKVNRMLRLDVTAGTFSEVSISSKAGKVEGALSADRASWQNTSRLQPGALYRVRGIAVDESGEQKVYKARFRTAALALDKQTYPSFFPTAGSTVGVGLPVIIRFDVPVTNHAALQRHITVTSTPAQTGAFHWISDKELHWRPAKYWKPGTKVTVDADIDSVPAGNGVFGQESRKNSFTIGRSLVSKVNMKTHQMKVFKNGKLIRTLPITTGEQPKFTTRSGTKVIIEKFRHKRMNSETIGIDPNSADGYDLDDVEYAMRLTYSGEFVHAAPWSVGQQGRANVSHGCTGMSTANAGWFYGQSIIGDVIEYTGTTKQMTLENGFGDWNLPIDEYAQGSAL encoded by the coding sequence ATGCGTTCGCGTCGTACCGGGGTCGCCCTGGCAACCGTCCTTCTGCTCGCCGTGGTGTCGGCGTGCTCGGGGGACAAGGACCCCAAGACCGTCGGCAACGACGAGCCCGGCGGCAAGGCCAGCACCTCGGCGTCCGCCGAGCCGCAGTCGGCTGCTCAGATCACGTCGTCGATCGCTCCCGGCTCCAAGAACGTGAAGGTCAACCGGATGCTCCGGCTCGACGTCACGGCCGGCACCTTCAGCGAGGTCTCGATCTCGAGCAAGGCCGGCAAGGTCGAGGGCGCGCTCTCGGCCGACAGGGCGAGCTGGCAGAACACCAGTCGGCTGCAGCCCGGTGCGCTGTACCGGGTCCGCGGTATCGCGGTCGACGAGTCCGGTGAGCAGAAGGTCTACAAGGCCCGCTTCCGTACCGCGGCGCTCGCCCTGGACAAGCAGACCTACCCCAGCTTCTTCCCGACCGCCGGCTCGACGGTCGGTGTCGGACTGCCGGTGATCATCCGTTTCGACGTCCCGGTCACCAACCACGCGGCCTTGCAGCGCCACATCACCGTGACCAGCACCCCGGCCCAGACCGGCGCTTTCCACTGGATCTCCGACAAGGAGCTGCACTGGCGTCCCGCGAAGTACTGGAAGCCGGGCACCAAGGTGACCGTCGATGCCGACATCGACAGCGTCCCGGCGGGCAACGGCGTCTTCGGCCAGGAGAGCCGCAAGAACTCCTTCACCATCGGCCGTTCGCTGGTCAGCAAGGTCAACATGAAGACCCACCAGATGAAGGTGTTCAAGAACGGCAAGCTGATCCGGACGCTGCCCATCACGACCGGTGAGCAGCCGAAGTTCACCACCCGGTCGGGCACGAAGGTGATCATCGAGAAGTTCCGCCACAAGCGGATGAACTCCGAGACGATCGGCATCGACCCGAACAGCGCCGACGGCTACGACCTCGACGACGTCGAGTACGCGATGCGGCTGACCTACTCGGGCGAGTTCGTCCACGCCGCTCCGTGGTCGGTCGGCCAGCAGGGGCGCGCGAACGTGAGCCACGGCTGCACCGGCATGAGCACCGCGAACGCGGGCTGGTTCTACGGTCAGAGCATCATCGGCGACGTCATCGAGTACACCGGCACGACCAAGCAGATGACGCTCGAGAACGGCTTCGGCGACTGGAACCTTCCCATCGACGAGTACGCCCAGGGCAGCGCCCTCTGA
- the trpD gene encoding anthranilate phosphoribosyltransferase: MSGQTGRTWPEVLTALVGGHDLSVDQTSWAMGEILLGAATPVQIAGFAVALRSKGETVEEMQGLVDAMYEHAAPLNVEGRTLDIVGTGGDRSFSVNISTMAAIVAAGAGVTVVKHGNRSASSKAGSADVLELLGIRLDLPVDAVARVAAEAGITFCFAAAFHPALRHAAVARSELGIGTTFNFLGPIANPAKPAAQAIGCADPRMAPVMAGVFARRGVDAWVFRGDDGLDELTTTTTSRVWTVRAGEVVEESLDPTRLGIAPGTAESLRGQDAAFNADVVRRLLAGERGPVRDAVVLNAGAALAIHADDAGTLEERVAAGIARADEALDSGAAQATLDRWVSAASA, translated from the coding sequence GTGAGCGGGCAGACGGGCCGCACCTGGCCCGAGGTCCTGACCGCGCTCGTCGGGGGCCACGACCTGTCGGTCGACCAGACGAGCTGGGCGATGGGCGAGATCCTCCTCGGCGCCGCCACCCCGGTGCAGATCGCCGGTTTCGCGGTCGCGCTGCGCTCCAAGGGGGAGACGGTCGAGGAGATGCAGGGACTCGTCGATGCGATGTACGAGCACGCCGCACCCCTGAACGTCGAGGGTCGGACCCTCGACATCGTCGGGACGGGCGGGGACCGTTCCTTCTCGGTGAACATCTCGACGATGGCGGCGATCGTGGCAGCGGGAGCCGGGGTCACCGTCGTCAAGCACGGCAACCGGTCGGCCTCCAGCAAGGCGGGCAGTGCTGACGTGCTCGAGCTCCTCGGCATCCGGCTGGACCTGCCGGTCGACGCCGTCGCGCGCGTGGCCGCCGAGGCAGGCATCACCTTCTGCTTCGCCGCAGCCTTCCACCCGGCTCTGCGTCACGCCGCTGTCGCGCGCAGCGAGCTCGGCATCGGCACGACCTTCAACTTCCTCGGCCCGATCGCGAACCCCGCGAAGCCGGCCGCCCAGGCGATCGGGTGCGCTGACCCGCGGATGGCCCCGGTGATGGCCGGTGTGTTCGCGCGTCGGGGTGTCGACGCGTGGGTGTTCCGCGGTGACGACGGGCTCGACGAGCTGACCACCACCACGACCTCCCGGGTATGGACCGTGCGCGCGGGCGAGGTGGTCGAGGAGTCCCTCGACCCCACCCGGCTCGGCATCGCGCCCGGCACCGCGGAGAGCCTGCGCGGTCAGGACGCCGCCTTCAACGCCGACGTCGTACGCCGGCTCCTGGCCGGCGAGCGCGGCCCGGTACGGGACGCGGTCGTGCTCAACGCCGGCGCCGCCCTCGCGATCCACGCCGACGACGCCGGGACGCTGGAGGAGCGGGTCGCGGCCGGCATCGCGCGCGCCGACGAAGCCCTGGACTCCGGCGCGGCCCAGGCCACGCTGGACCGCTGGGTCAGCGCGGCTTCCGCGTAG
- a CDS encoding SigE family RNA polymerase sigma factor encodes MDEAEFDEFYSSSFTRITGQLYAMIGDRDEAQDCVQEAFVRAWSHRRKLSRADHPEAWVRTTAYRLAVSRWRRRKLAARPQDRALEPAPRTAAVDEARVALMTALTQLPQSQRQALVLHHLCDLPVQAVARETGVPEGTVKARLSRGRAALAALIAPSDITDQGAHHA; translated from the coding sequence ATGGACGAGGCCGAGTTCGACGAGTTCTACAGCTCGTCGTTCACGCGCATCACCGGTCAGCTCTACGCGATGATCGGGGATCGCGACGAGGCGCAGGACTGCGTCCAGGAGGCGTTCGTGCGTGCCTGGTCCCACCGGCGCAAGCTCTCCCGCGCGGACCACCCGGAGGCGTGGGTGCGGACGACGGCGTACCGGCTGGCCGTGAGTCGGTGGCGGCGCAGGAAGCTGGCGGCGCGACCCCAGGACCGGGCCCTCGAGCCGGCGCCCCGAACGGCGGCGGTCGACGAGGCCCGGGTCGCGCTGATGACGGCGCTGACCCAGCTGCCGCAGAGCCAGCGCCAGGCCCTCGTGCTGCACCACCTCTGCGACCTGCCGGTCCAGGCCGTGGCGCGCGAGACGGGAGTGCCTGAAGGGACGGTCAAAGCACGCCTGTCCCGCGGTCGCGCCGCGCTTGCAGCACTGATCGCACCCAGCGACATCACTGACCAGGGAGCCCACCATGCCTGA
- a CDS encoding c-type cytochrome — MRLLTRKISARLSARRRSRFAAPAVLILGLLATGGAWAALAPAGAEEAGPDTDAIAAGRALFAVSCSSCHGLNGEGIVTKKGNQYGPPLIGVGAAAVDFQVESGRMPMAQPGAQAVRKRPVFTKEETAQLAAFVASLGAGPAIPTKDEYDPAKGDVARGGQFFRTNCTACHNFAGSGGALPKGKFAPSLIGVSSKHIFEAMQTGPQQMPVFSNGVLSPQDKRDIIAYLKKQEDTPSYGGFTLGSVGPVAEGMFAWLVGIGGLVGFGIWITAGSARVKKTNKKGANA; from the coding sequence GTGCGACTGCTCACGCGCAAGATCTCAGCTCGGCTCTCGGCCCGCCGGCGCAGCCGATTCGCGGCGCCCGCTGTGCTGATCCTCGGCCTGCTGGCCACCGGTGGCGCCTGGGCCGCCCTGGCGCCCGCCGGCGCCGAGGAGGCCGGCCCGGACACCGACGCGATCGCTGCCGGCCGCGCCCTGTTCGCGGTCAGCTGCTCCTCCTGCCACGGCCTGAACGGCGAGGGCATCGTGACCAAGAAGGGCAACCAGTACGGCCCGCCGCTCATCGGCGTCGGGGCCGCTGCGGTCGACTTCCAGGTCGAGAGCGGCCGGATGCCGATGGCCCAGCCCGGAGCCCAGGCCGTCCGCAAGCGCCCGGTCTTCACCAAGGAGGAGACCGCCCAGCTCGCGGCGTTCGTCGCCTCGCTGGGTGCCGGCCCGGCCATCCCGACCAAGGACGAGTACGACCCGGCCAAGGGTGACGTCGCCCGCGGTGGCCAGTTCTTCCGCACCAACTGCACGGCGTGCCACAACTTCGCCGGCAGCGGAGGCGCCCTGCCCAAGGGCAAGTTCGCGCCCAGCCTGATCGGCGTCTCCAGCAAGCACATCTTCGAGGCCATGCAGACCGGTCCGCAGCAGATGCCGGTCTTCTCCAACGGCGTCCTGTCCCCGCAGGACAAGCGCGACATCATCGCGTACCTGAAGAAGCAGGAGGACACGCCGAGCTACGGCGGCTTCACGCTCGGCTCGGTCGGGCCGGTCGCCGAGGGCATGTTCGCCTGGCTCGTCGGCATCGGCGGCCTGGTCGGCTTCGGCATCTGGATCACCGCTGGCTCCGCCCGCGTGAAGAAGACGAACAAGAAGGGGGCCAACGCGTGA
- a CDS encoding cytochrome c oxidase subunit 4 — MKSETWIFVICTFFFLLFAPAYWLVTSDPTGTSALVMTALLTLLISFYLGFHAKKMEPRPEDRNDGEIADGAGELGFFPPYSWWPLWCGLTLALIVVGVVVGWWLFVIGAVLGSVALTGLIFEYYRGEHAH, encoded by the coding sequence ATGAAGTCTGAGACTTGGATCTTCGTGATCTGCACCTTCTTCTTCCTGCTGTTCGCGCCGGCGTACTGGCTGGTGACCTCGGACCCGACGGGTACCTCCGCCCTGGTCATGACCGCCCTCCTGACGCTGCTGATCAGCTTCTACCTCGGCTTCCACGCGAAGAAGATGGAGCCGCGGCCCGAGGACCGCAACGACGGCGAGATCGCGGACGGGGCGGGCGAGCTCGGCTTCTTCCCGCCGTACAGCTGGTGGCCGCTGTGGTGCGGTCTGACGCTGGCGCTGATCGTGGTCGGCGTCGTCGTCGGCTGGTGGCTGTTCGTGATCGGTGCGGTGCTGGGCTCGGTCGCACTCACTGGCCTCATCTTCGAGTACTACCGCGGAGAGCACGCGCACTGA
- a CDS encoding cytochrome c oxidase assembly protein has protein sequence MPLTPALVPASALLAAPAATSDLPRFTASSVFTAWGIDPIPFIVTIWVAGLYLLGVWTLRNRGDRWPVGRTLAFVLGGMGTFYVATSSGIGAYDTTLLSVHMVQHMLLGMVVPLFLALGAPVTLALRTLPPRPRAWLLAVLHSRVAKVLSFAPLTLALYVVSPWALYFTGWYEATLHSTFQHDMMHFHLVAVGALFFWPLMGIDPLPGRIGYPARMLVVVLTLPFHAFLGITIMGQSSLIGGDWYPDLHRTLTWLPEPLDDQHTAGGILWSSGDLIGLIFFAVLFVQWVRASMKEAEREDRRLDRLERLAASADPD, from the coding sequence GTGCCCCTCACGCCCGCCCTCGTCCCTGCGTCTGCGCTGCTCGCCGCGCCCGCAGCGACGTCCGATCTGCCCCGTTTCACCGCGTCGAGCGTGTTCACCGCGTGGGGGATCGACCCGATCCCGTTCATCGTCACGATCTGGGTCGCCGGCCTGTACCTGCTCGGGGTGTGGACCCTGCGCAACCGGGGTGACCGGTGGCCGGTGGGGAGGACGCTGGCATTCGTCCTCGGCGGCATGGGCACCTTCTACGTCGCGACGTCCTCGGGAATCGGCGCCTACGACACCACGCTGCTGAGCGTGCACATGGTCCAGCACATGCTGCTGGGGATGGTGGTGCCGCTCTTCCTCGCCCTGGGCGCCCCGGTGACGCTGGCCCTGCGCACCTTGCCCCCGCGACCGCGGGCCTGGCTGCTCGCGGTGCTGCACTCGCGAGTCGCGAAGGTGCTCTCCTTCGCACCCCTCACCCTCGCCCTGTACGTCGTCAGCCCGTGGGCGCTCTACTTCACCGGGTGGTACGAGGCCACGCTGCACTCGACGTTCCAGCACGACATGATGCACTTCCACCTGGTCGCCGTCGGCGCGCTCTTCTTCTGGCCGCTGATGGGGATCGACCCGCTCCCGGGTCGGATCGGCTACCCGGCGCGGATGCTCGTGGTCGTGCTGACGCTGCCGTTCCACGCCTTCCTGGGGATCACGATCATGGGACAGAGCAGCCTGATCGGCGGGGACTGGTACCCCGACCTGCACCGGACCCTGACCTGGTTGCCCGAACCGCTCGACGACCAGCACACCGCAGGCGGGATCTTGTGGAGCTCGGGCGACCTGATCGGACTGATCTTCTTCGCCGTCCTCTTCGTGCAGTGGGTCCGCGCCTCGATGAAGGAGGCCGAACGGGAGGACCGCCGTCTCGACCGGCTGGAACGCCTCGCGGCGTCCGCCGACCCGGACTAG
- a CDS encoding GntR family transcriptional regulator, whose translation MALTPITKRLVPDDVFDQLLGEVVDGSLSAGDTLPSERRLSELLGVSRPAVREALQRMSATRLVEVRHGGATTVRDFQRYAGLDLLPRMLVRDGELDPTVARSIIEARFAIAPGVARMAAERIGRADEHTRRALEEALGTLAAAGDPVARQHAALAFWDAIVDIADSIVFRMMFNNLRLAYEPALEALAPLLDGEVSNLDGYREIRDAVVDGLGLAAQGAATDLLRPATEAMVDFLDALQDEPDEDEPAEDGPGKDEGEAR comes from the coding sequence ATGGCCCTCACTCCCATCACCAAGCGTCTCGTGCCCGACGACGTCTTCGACCAGCTGCTCGGGGAGGTCGTCGACGGCTCCCTGAGTGCCGGGGACACGCTCCCCAGCGAGCGCCGTCTGTCTGAGCTCCTGGGCGTCTCCCGTCCTGCTGTCCGCGAGGCGCTGCAGCGGATGTCGGCCACCCGTCTGGTCGAGGTCCGTCACGGGGGCGCGACCACCGTCCGGGACTTCCAGCGGTACGCGGGCCTCGACCTGCTCCCCCGGATGCTCGTCCGCGACGGCGAGCTGGACCCGACCGTGGCCCGCAGCATCATCGAGGCCCGGTTCGCGATCGCGCCGGGCGTGGCCCGGATGGCGGCCGAGCGCATCGGACGCGCCGACGAGCACACCCGCAGGGCCCTGGAAGAGGCGCTGGGGACCCTGGCAGCCGCCGGGGACCCGGTGGCCCGCCAGCACGCCGCCCTGGCCTTCTGGGACGCGATCGTCGACATCGCCGACTCCATCGTCTTCCGGATGATGTTCAACAACCTGCGGCTGGCCTACGAGCCGGCTCTGGAAGCCCTCGCTCCCCTGCTCGACGGCGAGGTCAGCAACCTCGACGGCTACCGGGAGATCCGCGACGCCGTGGTCGACGGGCTCGGGCTCGCTGCCCAGGGCGCCGCCACCGACCTGCTGCGACCCGCCACCGAGGCGATGGTCGACTTCCTCGACGCCCTGCAAGACGAACCCGACGAGGACGAACCCGCCGAGGACGGACCCGGCAAGGACGAAGGAGAAGCACGATGA
- a CDS encoding heme-copper oxidase subunit III has protein sequence MHGHHDRPSMVSVGTIIWLSSELMFFAALFAAYFTIRAVSPDLWAESTADLNVPFASTNTFILVASSVTCQLGVFAAERGQVARTGALLNLKLWGLREWFVLTYVMGAIFIGGQAFEYTELIHEGVTIPANGYGTMFYLTTGFHGIHVTGGLIAFLFVLGRTLVARRFTHEQAVTAIVVSYYWHFVDVVWIGLFATIYIIK, from the coding sequence CTGCACGGGCACCATGACCGACCGAGCATGGTCAGCGTAGGAACCATCATCTGGCTCTCGAGCGAGCTGATGTTCTTCGCGGCACTGTTCGCGGCGTACTTCACCATCCGGGCCGTGAGTCCCGACCTGTGGGCGGAGTCGACGGCGGACCTGAACGTGCCCTTCGCGTCGACGAACACGTTCATCCTGGTGGCGTCCTCGGTGACCTGCCAGCTCGGCGTCTTCGCCGCGGAGCGCGGTCAGGTGGCCCGCACCGGCGCCCTCCTGAACCTCAAGCTGTGGGGTCTGCGCGAGTGGTTCGTGCTCACCTACGTGATGGGCGCGATCTTCATCGGCGGCCAGGCGTTCGAGTACACCGAGCTGATCCACGAGGGTGTCACCATCCCGGCCAACGGCTACGGGACGATGTTCTACCTGACCACCGGCTTCCACGGCATCCACGTGACCGGCGGCCTCATCGCCTTCCTCTTCGTCCTCGGACGAACACTCGTCGCACGTCGCTTCACCCACGAGCAAGCGGTCACCGCCATCGTCGTGTCCTACTACTGGCACTTCGTCGATGTCGTCTGGATCGGCCTGTTCGCGACCATCTACATCATCAAGTAA
- a CDS encoding sterol desaturase family protein, with protein sequence MTKASPEIEALAAERLAAEESRITGSRRTTVNLRTTGAEFWKHPSPWMIAAALVGAVVWRALEGDFRISDLLAPAIYVALFPVQEWLIHVFILHWRPRKIAGITIDSELARDHRAHHADPRDIPLVFIPWRSLIAVIAGLAAIGLLAFPRLGQGLTFIAVVAAAGLVYEWSHYLIHSDYKPRTRIYKAIWRNHRLHHYKNEHYWFTVTSTATADKLFRTYPDPGSIKASPTAKNLHGIDA encoded by the coding sequence ATGACGAAGGCATCCCCCGAGATCGAGGCGCTGGCCGCCGAGCGTCTGGCCGCCGAGGAGTCCCGGATCACCGGGTCGCGCCGTACGACGGTGAACCTCCGGACCACCGGGGCGGAGTTCTGGAAGCACCCGAGTCCGTGGATGATTGCCGCCGCTCTCGTCGGCGCGGTCGTCTGGCGCGCGCTCGAGGGTGACTTCCGGATCAGCGACCTGCTCGCCCCTGCGATCTACGTCGCGCTGTTCCCGGTCCAGGAGTGGCTGATCCACGTCTTCATCCTGCACTGGCGCCCGCGGAAGATCGCGGGCATCACGATCGACAGCGAGCTCGCCCGGGACCACCGTGCGCACCACGCCGACCCGCGCGACATCCCGTTGGTCTTCATCCCGTGGCGCTCGTTGATCGCGGTGATCGCGGGACTGGCAGCGATCGGCCTGCTCGCGTTCCCCCGACTGGGTCAGGGGCTCACCTTCATCGCCGTGGTGGCGGCAGCCGGCCTGGTCTACGAGTGGTCGCACTACCTGATCCACAGCGACTACAAGCCCCGCACGCGGATCTACAAGGCGATCTGGCGCAACCACCGGCTGCACCACTACAAGAACGAGCACTACTGGTTCACCGTGACCAGCACCGCCACGGCGGACAAGCTGTTCCGGACCTACCCGGACCCGGGCTCGATCAAGGCGTCACCGACCGCGAAGAACCTGCACGGCATCGACGCCTGA
- a CDS encoding response regulator transcription factor, whose product MTANTPALRVLVYSDDSDVRSQVILGLGRRVHPDLPELEYVEVATEPVVWQQLDSGTIDLAILDGEATPAGGLGIARQMKDEIYQAPPALVLTGRPQDNWLATWSRAEAAVSHPLDPIELAETVIRLLRSRVPAEA is encoded by the coding sequence GTGACTGCGAACACCCCCGCACTGCGTGTCCTCGTCTACAGCGACGACTCCGACGTCCGCTCCCAGGTCATCCTGGGTCTGGGTCGGCGGGTCCACCCCGACCTGCCGGAGCTGGAGTACGTCGAGGTGGCGACCGAGCCGGTGGTCTGGCAGCAGCTCGACTCGGGCACGATCGACCTCGCGATCCTCGACGGCGAGGCGACCCCGGCCGGTGGCCTGGGCATCGCGCGCCAGATGAAGGACGAGATCTACCAGGCCCCGCCGGCGCTGGTGCTCACCGGTCGGCCGCAGGACAACTGGCTGGCCACCTGGTCGCGCGCCGAGGCGGCGGTGTCGCACCCGTTGGACCCGATCGAGCTCGCGGAGACGGTCATCCGTCTGCTGCGCTCGCGGGTCCCCGCCGAAGCCTGA
- a CDS encoding ubiquinol-cytochrome c reductase cytochrome b subunit, which produces MATTAATTNGTEPAKTPKANPAGAVANWADERLGIATATKKQIRKVFPDHWSFMLGEIALWSFVILLLTGVFLTLWFNPSMGEVTYNGSYDQLRGIHMSEAYASTLHISFDVRAGLLMRQMHHWAAMLFIAAMLVHMMRVFLTGAFRKPRELNWIIGGVLLLLGILEGFAGYSLPDDLLSGTGLRIADGLVKATPVLGSYMSFFMFGGEFPGDQIIPRLYTAHILLIPGLLLAMIAAHMLLLVYHKHTQWPGPGKTEDNVVGYPMMPVYAAKAGGFFFIVFGVVALMGGLMTINPVWRFGPYNPAEVTAGSQPDWYMGIAEGLLRIMPGWETHIFGVTLSWNIFLPGQIAPIALLAIVLAYPFIEQWITGDKREHHLLQRPRNVPTRTAFLAAMITLYGLLWAAGGNDILATTFHLDLNTITYFMRGAIFVIPPLVFILAKRWCISLQRHDAEMVLHGYESGIIMRDAEGGYTEKHLPLSEERAYMLTSHERPQVYAGLSGADANGVSAPKARLDQLRAKLSKAWYATDLQKPTAAELEAAHHHAELEHAHDAPLEGHAADGHQFDGRHDVDGEELTHKH; this is translated from the coding sequence ATGGCTACCACTGCAGCTACGACCAACGGCACCGAGCCGGCGAAGACGCCGAAGGCCAACCCGGCTGGCGCCGTCGCGAACTGGGCCGACGAGCGCCTCGGTATCGCGACGGCGACCAAGAAGCAGATCCGCAAGGTCTTCCCGGACCACTGGTCGTTCATGCTCGGCGAGATTGCGTTGTGGAGCTTCGTGATCCTGCTCCTCACCGGCGTCTTCCTGACCCTGTGGTTCAACCCGAGCATGGGCGAGGTCACCTACAACGGTTCCTACGACCAGCTCCGCGGCATCCACATGTCCGAGGCGTACGCCTCGACGCTGCACATCAGCTTCGACGTTCGCGCCGGACTGCTGATGCGGCAGATGCACCACTGGGCCGCGATGCTGTTCATCGCCGCGATGCTCGTCCACATGATGCGCGTCTTCCTCACCGGCGCGTTCCGGAAGCCGCGTGAGCTCAACTGGATCATCGGTGGGGTGCTGCTGCTCCTCGGCATCCTCGAGGGCTTCGCGGGTTACTCGCTCCCCGACGACCTGCTCTCCGGGACCGGCCTCCGCATCGCGGACGGCCTGGTGAAGGCGACCCCGGTACTCGGCTCCTACATGTCGTTCTTCATGTTCGGCGGCGAGTTCCCGGGCGACCAGATCATCCCGCGCCTCTACACCGCGCACATCCTGCTGATCCCCGGCCTGCTGCTGGCGATGATCGCGGCCCACATGCTGCTGCTCGTCTACCACAAGCACACCCAGTGGCCCGGGCCCGGCAAGACCGAGGACAACGTCGTCGGCTACCCGATGATGCCGGTGTACGCCGCCAAGGCCGGCGGGTTCTTCTTCATCGTCTTCGGCGTCGTCGCCCTGATGGGTGGCCTGATGACGATCAACCCGGTGTGGCGCTTCGGCCCGTACAACCCGGCAGAAGTGACGGCGGGCTCCCAGCCCGACTGGTACATGGGTATCGCCGAAGGCCTGCTGCGCATCATGCCCGGTTGGGAGACGCACATCTTCGGCGTCACCCTGAGCTGGAACATCTTCCTGCCCGGACAGATAGCGCCGATCGCCCTGCTGGCCATCGTGCTCGCCTACCCGTTCATCGAGCAGTGGATCACCGGCGACAAGCGGGAGCACCACCTGCTCCAGCGTCCGCGCAACGTCCCGACCCGGACCGCGTTCCTGGCGGCGATGATCACCCTCTACGGCCTGCTCTGGGCCGCCGGCGGCAACGACATCCTGGCCACGACGTTCCACCTGGACCTGAACACGATCACATACTTCATGCGTGGGGCGATCTTCGTGATCCCGCCGCTCGTGTTCATCCTGGCCAAGCGCTGGTGCATCTCGCTCCAGCGTCACGACGCCGAGATGGTGCTGCACGGCTACGAGAGCGGCATCATCATGCGGGACGCCGAGGGTGGCTACACCGAGAAGCACCTCCCGCTCAGCGAGGAGCGCGCCTACATGCTCACCTCGCACGAGCGTCCGCAGGTGTACGCCGGTCTCAGCGGCGCCGACGCGAACGGTGTCTCCGCCCCCAAGGCCCGCCTGGACCAGCTCCGGGCGAAGCTCTCGAAGGCCTGGTACGCCACCGACCTGCAGAAGCCGACCGCGGCGGAGCTCGAGGCGGCGCACCACCACGCCGAGCTCGAGCACGCTCATGACGCTCCCCTGGAGGGTCATGCGGCCGACGGTCACCAGTTCGACGGTCGTCACGACGTCGACGGCGAAGAGCTGACGCACAAGCACTGA
- a CDS encoding Rieske (2Fe-2S) protein, with protein MSDDHTGHGALEPAEPIANPGLPEHLPRPTDVDPAAEKRAERQVATLFGLSGVSAILFCVSYFAIGKRDEFAGMGALQLALGTTLGLALLFIGIGAIQWSRKLMSDHEIVEYRHSAASPQEDRDEALAALDAGIADSGIGRRPLVRNSLLGAMGLLGLPAIVALRDLGPLPGDKLEHTVWKKGMFVVQDVDGAKIRPEDMQIGQLVNAEPSAFFPTEEGEEAEYEGHELQAEKAKAAVILVRMHPDDIKDKDRAENWGVDGILCFSKICTHVGCPISLWEQQTHHLLCPCHQSTFDLADNGKVVFGPAGRHLPQLPITVDAEGYLVAKRDFDEPVGPSYWERG; from the coding sequence GTGAGCGACGACCACACCGGCCACGGCGCACTCGAGCCCGCTGAGCCGATCGCGAACCCGGGCCTGCCCGAGCACCTCCCCCGGCCGACCGACGTCGACCCGGCTGCGGAGAAGCGTGCCGAGCGCCAGGTAGCGACGCTGTTCGGCCTCTCCGGCGTCTCGGCGATCCTGTTCTGCGTCTCGTACTTCGCCATCGGCAAGCGCGACGAGTTCGCCGGCATGGGCGCGCTCCAGCTCGCCCTCGGCACCACCCTGGGTCTCGCTCTGCTGTTCATCGGCATCGGCGCGATCCAGTGGTCGCGCAAGCTGATGAGCGACCACGAGATCGTCGAGTACCGGCACTCCGCGGCCTCGCCGCAGGAGGACCGCGACGAGGCGCTCGCCGCTCTGGACGCCGGCATCGCCGACTCCGGAATCGGTCGCCGTCCGCTGGTCCGCAACTCGCTCCTCGGCGCGATGGGCCTGCTCGGCCTGCCGGCCATCGTCGCCCTGCGCGACCTCGGCCCGCTGCCGGGCGACAAGCTCGAGCACACGGTCTGGAAGAAGGGCATGTTCGTCGTCCAGGACGTCGACGGCGCCAAGATCCGCCCCGAGGACATGCAGATCGGTCAGCTCGTCAACGCCGAACCCTCCGCGTTCTTCCCGACCGAGGAGGGCGAGGAGGCCGAGTACGAGGGCCACGAGCTGCAGGCCGAGAAGGCCAAGGCCGCGGTGATCCTGGTCCGGATGCACCCAGACGACATCAAGGACAAGGACCGCGCGGAGAACTGGGGCGTCGACGGCATCCTCTGCTTCTCCAAGATCTGCACCCACGTGGGGTGCCCGATCTCCCTGTGGGAGCAGCAGACGCACCACCTGCTCTGCCCCTGCCACCAGTCGACGTTCGACCTTGCCGACAACGGTAAGGTGGTCTTCGGACCCGCCGGCCGACACTTGCCACAACTTCCGATCACCGTTGACGCTGAGGGCTACCTGGTAGCCAAGCGAGACTTCGACGAGCCGGTCGGACCGAGCTACTGGGAACGTGGGTGA